Genomic window (Rhododendron vialii isolate Sample 1 chromosome 4a, ASM3025357v1):
aaacggCGTTGATTGTTGCTGGAAGTTTCGTAAAAGTCCAACATAAAAGGTTATATTGGCGCCAACTCGGCATCGAAGACGGTGAACGTAACGCTTCACCCACTCTATtgctgttcaattttttttttttaattcaatcaataaaaaagaTCATTTACATTATATTATTACATGAAGCGTAAAGTACAAATTTGAGACGCTACATCAATTATGAGAATCTACGAAATAACTAAGCCAATAACGACTCAACTAATACCAGAAATAAGCCAGTCATagggaaaaaacaaagaaagaaaaaaaaaaccttcaaggGAAAAACACCCACACGCAAGTGCGGGGATTCAAATTCCCGAACTCCTAGTAAAATATAAGAATCTTGCCCAATTGAGCTATGTCCCAGTTGATTGTTCAAATTATTCTTCAACGGactgtaattttatttttttccttttgtaattcTGATCGACAAACCGGTCCAATTTGCACACAACTCAGATTAGTCTCTATAGTTCCTACCACAATCTTCCACGCATGCAAATCTCAAGACACGACCATCAGACCAACCCCTTGGGTTAGCGCACTGTTCAACAGACTGTTTTGTTGTTTGGGTTTCTTTCATGGAGTAATAAAGTAATCATTAATTCCCAACTGATTTCCTTAAACGGTTTTGTCAGCTTTCCTACTTAACACCAATACTACTCTGTCGTGACGGGACAACGAAAACTATCATCACAACGTGGAATGATTTTTACCCACCTTTAGACGAATGAGGATTCTCTTGTGTGATAATACTCTCACGTGATGCTCCTTTCATGTGAGGCAAATTAAAACCCACGGTAGTCTTATTTGATGATCGGTGATGTTCATTTTGGTAATTTGAGGTGTGAATCGTTTATGCTAAAAATTAAGCAAATCATCAATGAATATTTGGTCTTAGAGAATTGGAAAGTTAGATTCAGGAAGTTAATGCTCcagttcttaaaaaaaaaaaaaaaaacgttcaaATGGCTAGGTACCAAAGATTAGGTTATCCACCTCAGCATAATCCGTCATCAATTTAACGGATTTAGACGACATGAGCCTAATTGAATAACAGCTCAATAGTCTAGGGGtttaacaaaattaatttgGGTGTCTATTAGAAATATAGTTCAAAGCTTCAGaggtatttaaaattttttcccttaattAATGAAGAATCTGGCTTCGCCACAGCTAATATaagcacacacacaaaaaagagtgcaaatataaaaaaagaccgaaaatcATTGCCCTATCGAAAAAGCAAAAGGGCTGGGCTTACATAAAGCGGGAACAGTTCGCAAGCCTTCATACACCAGGTCTTCATATCTctcttcaaaaaatatactttgAAAGTCTAGTTTAATTAGAGTCAACTACGAGAACTTGAAATGTTCATCCCCAAAAATTCAAAGAggaataaaattacaaaaacttaACTTGATCGGACATTGAAAGGCATGAACGAATGATATTTTAGCAGATAAATTCAGTTTGACGTTACCATGTATTTTAAACAAGAAGAAACAATTTTACAAAATGTCgattgatgtccgatcaagaCCTTTTCTTTAATGCAGGAGACTTAAGAGATAAATACTTGGATTGTCATTATATAGACATAATAAGATGAACCCACAAAATGAAACTTTGAAGTTGTTGATACCGGTCAGGGACAGAACCAAAATTTTGTAAGTGCGGAGGCCAAACtatgaacaacaagattttgaaaattcaaagttcgggaatctaatagtttgtttggtttagattttgaggtaggttttttggataataagtggagaaaaatagaaagagaaatgagattaattaagaaaggaaaaacttatggAAAACGGTGTGTTGagaaaaattggattttggggagaaaaaaaaaaacgaacacattctAGGTGttcttaacaaaaaaataaccaattttaatattaaaatttcaaaaaaaaaaaatccccaaaatgacGCGGGAACCGTGGCCCCTATACGCCCATACATGGATCCGTCTCTGATAGGCGGTGGACACcgtattcttttttctttgagtTTTAGCGGTAATagtttttatttagattttatttGAACACTCCGGCAATACTTTTTGAACACCCCTCAATCTGTGTGATCCATATTTGAATGAGCTTTATTATTTCACAAAATACTAAATAAAACTTTGACTTTTAGCACGTTTAGTAGACTTTAGGTTTGACTTTTATCACTCAAGCTTTTAGGTTTGACTCCCATCTctgataaaaaattataagaccACTAGCGATTTACCTGTTTATTAATCTTATGAGGGTAAACTGATCTACacatagggctgcaaatgagccgCTCGCAGCACGGttcgttagtggctcgttcaatCTCGGCTCgaaagttaaacgaacgagctcgagccgattttttcagctcattttataaacgagctgagctcgagctaggataagcttgGCTCGAGTtggctcgcgagccggggtatatatacttaagtttaggatttttattgttatttcataatttgttctttctgtTTCACTTTATAGTCAACCAAGGGAAGCGAGAGTACACTCATATCAGTACACCCctgctccataggaaaatgaaaaatatataccttcacaatcaaaatatttttggttgtattaggcttATGCGATGATacatatacatttttcgttggttcgttaaggctcgtgaacaagctcgagctcaagtcaagccaaggcctgcccggctcgagctcgactagttaagttttcactgagctcgagctcgtgttcgttaaaaacttaataaacaagcttgaacaccaTAAAATTCGACTCGACTCGACTCGTTTGCAGTCCTGTCTACGCAAATCTACACACATGATTATAACGAAAACAATACATAATCTGTATTTCGCAAATCCCAAGTACGACCAATAAAGTCCTAAAGAGGCACAAGGTTAGGAGAGAACAGACCCCACAATTTTGACAACATGAGTGGGGTGGTGGCCTGTTCCCTCAAATTAGGGGCATAATTGGGGACCCATGTTTCAAGCCAATTTTGGGGTCGACAAAGAAAGGGAAAGGTTTCGTAAAAGCTAGTCGGAGTGCTAATCAAATCACTTTTCCTCTCATTTAATTACTCAAATCACTTTGTGTGTATCCCTAATGTGGTACTCTCTTTCGTAATCTAATTTGATATTTcgcttgacccaaaaaaaaaaaaaaattactcaagtACTGGATTGCACTACTTCGTGTGATTCTAGTTGGCTTTAAACCACAACACTGCATTGCATACGTTGCATATAATGGTAGACGCAGAATTTGAGTACTAGCAACGGCTCGAATCACGTGAATTTTTATGTGAATAATATAAGCTATATCTACATGCAAACACAGAATTTGAGCCTAGTAGAGGCCCGAATCACGTGTATTTTTATATGGGcaataaaaattatattttagaAGTATGTATTACTACTTGCAAAGTCCGAAGAAGAAACGGTATTGTATGTATGTGGATAACCACAGTTTTATTTTACCAACACCTATAGAAATTTTaggaagttaatttttttttcaccgaaGAGACTGCAAAAGCCAATCCCataaattttttcttaattaacaTAAAAATTTGTATAGTACTCGAAAATGTTTGGAATTGTGGAGGGACCCGGATCCCTCCTTGCACCCCCTATTGCATATTCTCGCTTGATGTGGATCCTTAGCGGTCAAATCCAAGTACCACTTTTTCCAAGATCACGAGTAGTATTAATTGTTTGTTAGGAAGCCAGCTTCTTTGTGATTGAACGTAGACAAGTTTCTACAATTGCGTTTCGATCGTTTATTTCGGTAATTAATGATGAGATTTTAGAAAGATCCTTTCGGAAAAATAGACTCTTTTCGGAAATAGTCTTCAGCAAAATCTGAACTATTAAAGATACTTTGGAACAGTTAAAATTACATGGGCGGTAGGAGACTAGTGCAACCTCAAACTTGAttctattttgtttattttggaaGGCAAAAAAGGTTGGAAGGAGCGACGGTGAACAACCATCTTTATTGCACAATGACGAGTGATATATGCACATATCATGggaacattttattacaaacatCAAAACCAACGAATATACTAATCAAAATGAAGAGTAGATGTAGATTTGGCAATGGATCTTATTAATCTATGTTACCTAGAAAGTTAATCATGAAAGTACGAGGAATAAGAGGGACCATAGAATGTTTCCCTTTCTAAATTATGGTAATCGATGCTACAATGGTGGCAATGCACTTTATGATTAAGCAATACATATTTTAGAAAACCATcagtttttttgtccttttcttttcaatgcATTAATGTAAGACCCATTTTTGGGATGACGATTTGCATCTTGGAACAGAGATGTGTTATCTTTCAAACGTGCTTCAAAATGCGATTCGCTAGCATTTTCTATAACAAAGAAAAGTGATCAATCGTCAACGTTATGTAAAATAGCGTCACTATTCCATTAGATATATGTTCCTATTATTGTGGTACCGGACAAATAGCTACCAAGCTGAGTTTAATTCatagtttcttaaaaaaagtaaaactaaGTCTCATAGTAAATTGAATTcttaaaaatgttgaaattaaCTGACGAAATTCTTGTTTAGAGCTCTACGGTAGAAACTCACGAAGCAAAATAGGGAATGGAGGGATATACCTATGGAGAGGAGATTATTTGATGGACATGCCAGAGGTGGAATGGAACTTGCTGTTGCCTGTTGCCATTGATCATTTTGTGCTGGGAGCTAGTGTTGAGTTCGGTGATTGGACTCGGACCTGGGTCTAGGCATAGCCGGAGTTAGGTCCAGGCTAGACAGACTAAGGCCCGGGTCTAGGCATAGGCTCATTAGGCCATTTATCTTATCTAGATAGTAGATCCCACAAAATAAGCCCAAACCAAGGTCCCATATTAAACTCTGGTTTTATGCTGTGCAGGAAAAATGGCTCAACTAGAATACAGAAGTACAAAACATGAGGCTAAAGCCCATTTTGGCCCAAAACTCCTTTTAGTGACCTTGTAAATTTGTACCATTAaaactagggaaaatgacggcccatggcgtgtttaaataattaatacccaccaaagacaaactaagaatatttgttaatactgaaaatatcattcacgagtattaattatcaaaacaagtccTTAACCGTCATTTTTCCCTTAAAACTAAAAGGGACCAACGCCCACTGGCCATTACAGGAATAATTCTATAATTACACTCATTTTTACGCATtcaaatacacacacactcgCATTAGTGTTGGGGCTCTGGATACTCTGTTGGGGTTTCACACACATTATTGTGTGGGCCCAACACTTATGTAAGTGTGTATAAAATGAATGTAGAAGTAGAATGATTGGCTGGTACAAATGGTTAGGGCCATTTAGTTCAACTTTAAAAAGCAAAGGCTTGAACacttcttttatatatatatatatatatatccacacaCACAAGTAAAGGAAACTCTTCCTTTCATTATTAATTTTTGGTTAAAGGAAAATTTCATTATTATaaagcaagaaaataaaatcgagAACAATAAGAAAAGATATCATTGAGAGAGCTTTTGAAGTCTAGGTATACTACACTAAACCACTACATCATCCactatattttttgtggggcttatttcggattccaaaaaaaatgcccataaattttaaaataatgttttatggggtcttgtaaaaaatcagctctaacgaaTATTAGTAAGTATTATTTATACATTCGTAGAGGCGAAGCggatttttctatatttttgtgggacccagaATGGCTCCCacaaaaatgtagtggatgatttagttatttgttgtagtgtatgtagcttctttctaaaaaaaaaaattctaaaagttGACAAGATAGAACAACGAGGAGAAAAAATGCGAAATTTATGGGTaccgggtgggtatatcccacgtgatacccgctcggcacattcGGACAATCCAACACATttttggatggttcagattgaaatcctctctctcctttctccccaacactttctctctcatttttttctcttcaaatccgagccgtccaaaaatgcaatgaaTGTCTCGATCTGATGCgtcgagcgggcaccacgtggtacccacccggcactgaaaaaattCCCGAAAACAAGACAGTTGTGTTGGAGTGCATTGTGCTGCCAAAACTTGTTAAGGAATTGAAtttcacattgcttgggagtggaatgggtgatcacttaataacatctggcatctctccactcattgccaattggctttgagatggatataaagtttccatatggtatcagagtggGGCCCGTTCCActccacattttataaaattcacaatccacacccctcGATGACAGACTagcgaaaaggctgcacgatgataggacccaaaagtggccacacgtgacagatctCAAACGCGGCagcacgtgagggggatgttaaggaattgaatcccacattgcttgggagtggaatgggtgatcagttaataacatctgggacctctccactcattgccaattgtcaattgattttgagatggatataaaattttcacaaaacTGACTTTCCTCTtctgagatggatataaaattttcacaaaacTGACTTTCCTCTtctgagatggatataaaattttcacaaaacTGACTTTCCTCCTCCGCGCCAGATTTGAAGCACCAGTTGGAGTTGCTAATTAATTGGCAGTCAAAACatagaaagttcaaaatttgacaTTTCAAACGGCCGGCCGTGGGGAATAAGCAAACCGTGatccagaaaataaaaaattcaaatccacCGCTTGTGTTCTTTAATCAGCTAGCTAGTATACATCACAAGATCACGAAAAACAAACGAGGCAAAAACATGAGTGGGGATATCGCACACAGAAGAGTCCACACGAATGGGATATGGATCCATTTCGCAGAGAAAGGGAAGTGCAAAGAAGGCCCTCTCGTTCTCCTCATTCATGGCTTCCCTCAGCTCTGGTCCTCCTGGAAGTTCCAGATGGACCGTCTCGTGGAAACAGGTTATCGGGTCGTTGCGCCCGACATGCGGGGCTACGGGGACTCGGATTGCCCCCCTGACCCCGCGTCCTATACCGTTTTTCATCTGGTCGGAGACTTGATTGGCCTTCTTGACAACCTTGGAGAAAAACAGGTAACACTCAATTCCTTCGATCAGCCACTAAATGTTTGAATATGAAACTATGAATTAttcgggttttttttaatatgtatataTCGACTTTACTGTTGTGAAGTTTTGATCAATTCGTTAATTGTGTTGATCACTTGAAATTtacgttctttttttttttttttagttttagtaaTTTTGTATTATGTAAGGGTATTTTTTCCTGACATGAGAGAAACCGAAATAGTTACGTATAGTATGTATAGACCAGATGATCATTCATCGGGACCTAAGCCACATATTTCGTGTGCACGTGTGTGAGCAGGAACGCAAGCGTAAAAGCGTGaaatttaccatttttttttttttgagttttagtAATTTTGTATATGTAAGGGTATTTTTTCCCGACATGAGAGAAACCGAAAGAGTTACATATAGTATGTATAGACCAGATGATTATTTGTCAGGACCTAAGCCACATATTTCGTGTGCACGTGCGTGAGCCGGAACGCAAACGTAAAAGTGTATTTGAAACACATGCATCTCAAGCTTCTAAATAAcggtacttcttttttttttttgagaatgtTAATAAATTTCATTCATAGTTAGGGAATATCTAACCTCCTACAATGAGCAATCTTACACACGTACATATGATGTTCATTTGTTGCTTAAAAAAACACAGGCATTTGTGGTAGGGCATGACTGGGGAGCTCAAGTTGCATGGTACCTTTGCCTCTTCAGGCCAGACAGAGTCAAAGCACTAGTTAACATGGGGGTTCCTTACAGACCTCAGTCCCCTGTCAAACCAGTTGATTTCATGACCAAAATATATGGAGAAGGATTCTACGTTTCTCAATTTCAGGTATCGAAATCGAGATCCCGTGTCTCAACTATTGTTGTAAATGATCAGCCAATTCCATAACATGTTCTGctgtttctgttttctttccGGTACAGGAACCGGGAAGGGCAGAAAGGTCATTTTCCAAGTACGACTGCCTGACGATACTTAAAAAGTTTCTGCTCATCGACAGTCCTGATCTTCTTGCTGCTCCTCCGGGTACTGAGATCATAGATTTTCTCGAAACACCGTCTTCTTTACCGGCCTGGATCACAGAGGAAGAACTTAAAACCTGCGCTGCCAAATTCGAAAAAACAGGATTCACAGGGGCCTTGAACTACTACCGTGCTATGAACTTGTAAGATAACTTTTTAATAGCGTTTGGTTACATTTCTTCGAGTAAATCTCATGATTCATTTTCGAACTTCGCTAACTTCTGATGAGGTATCGAGACCTGGCACAATCGCAAGTGGTATTTTGAGTCACGACTATCAATTTCTTATCGTTGATCGTGGCAACATGTGCACCGAATATGACCTTTTCGACGGTGAATGCAGGAATTGGGAGCTTCTTGGACCATGGCGTGGAGCGAAGATTACCGTTCCTACGAAATTCATAGTTGGAAACAAGGATGCAGGGTTTGAATCGTTTGGGACAAAGACTTACATAGAGGGAGAAGAATACAAGAGCCATGTACCTAACATGGAGGTGGTCGTTATCGATGGGCATCACTTCATCCACCAGGAGAGAGCTCAACTTGTCAGCAATGAAATCCTATCCTTCTTCAATAATCACCCTGATCAGGTGTAGTTTACCAATACTTTCAACTTTGACGCAATTAGTTCTAATATAAATAGAAGGAAGCCTCAACCAATTGTGCTCATTGAAATGGGTCTATAATTTTCAGCTTGTGTTTGCTTATTAGTCACGAGTTCCCCCTTTTGTTTGCTTATGCTGTATGTACTAACACACAAAACtctcaaaataataatatacgGGTGTCGTTTTAATTAGCAGTAGCTAGCGTGATACTAGTGTAGAGGTAGCACGAGCATCGAATGATACGTAGCTGGAATCGGATGTAGCGATCGTGAATTTTTGGAAATAAGTTTTGGTGCCAGAGCACCTGTTGCGGCCTTAGCGGTCATGTAATAGGCCGTCGCCGTCGTGTAGTAGGCATAAATTGGTTCTAAAGCGATATGTTGAGGGAATCTGCCGATACGAGTGTTAGTTTTGGCCGGGTGAAGCGGTATAGAGAGGTGAAGCGGTATCAGAGGACCGGATAACCGCTACGTAGTGGTCTATGCGCTACATAGTGGCCGGTATTTAAATCCATTTGATTGTGTATTGAACTTTTGTGAGTCAATTGGTGACACCCAATGTTTATTTTGGT
Coding sequences:
- the LOC131322171 gene encoding uncharacterized protein LOC131322171, with product MSGDIAHRRVHTNGIWIHFAEKGKCKEGPLVLLIHGFPQLWSSWKFQMDRLVETGYRVVAPDMRGYGDSDCPPDPASYTVFHLVGDLIGLLDNLGEKQAFVVGHDWGAQVAWYLCLFRPDRVKALVNMGVPYRPQSPVKPVDFMTKIYGEGFYVSQFQEPGRAERSFSKYDCLTILKKFLLIDSPDLLAAPPGTEIIDFLETPSSLPAWITEEELKTCAAKFEKTGFTGALNYYRAMNLNWELLGPWRGAKITVPTKFIVGNKDAGFESFGTKTYIEGEEYKSHVPNMEVVVIDGHHFIHQERAQLVSNEILSFFNNHPDQV